A genomic segment from Schistocerca serialis cubense isolate TAMUIC-IGC-003099 unplaced genomic scaffold, iqSchSeri2.2 HiC_scaffold_1260, whole genome shotgun sequence encodes:
- the LOC126438125 gene encoding putative mediator of RNA polymerase II transcription subunit 26 isoform X22, translating to MRTVVLLCAAAALLSLPAQVNSGIIRLCTPNEVSWKECNTCQCDQFGSFQSCTQRRCRELHRLRRDTLCPPGQTFQSGCDICHCADDGSTIWCTNDGCSGKDYMQNVDQVQHQYQQVGSLVPGHKFAGDKFSEIGDLLRPYQHHQRSNAYSLPAWYRDVLKDRQEMWQQMQHNQMPAFDQSGQLYQQDYDYDLDDSQQQQHHDPSADFDQAVQQIHQYGDPQSGKLVNDQQESEEGLQVYQQSETSDADQIAQQSLQNQYSGQVNWHPQQDQISDTGDVVQQHQQKDTPNKNQDLQQTQQELDSDNELISQHSQQDQSSDSGDNLQQYQETDASNRDLQQTQQEQNSDNEQISQDSQQDQSSESGDNLQQYQQTDASNGDLQQIQQELDSDSEQLSQLTQQDQSSDSGDDLQQYQQTDTSNGDLQQTQQEQNSGNEQISQHSQQDQSSNSGDNLQQYQQTDASNGDLQQIQQELDSDSEQLSQHTQQDQSSDSGDDLQQYQQNDTSNGDLQQTQQEQNSDNEQISQDSQQDQSSESGDNLQQYQQNEASNGDLQQIQQELDSDSEQLSQHTQQDRSSDSGDDLQQYQQNDTSNGDLQQTQQEQNSDNEQISQHSQQDQSSESGDDLQQYQQNDASNGDLQQIQQELDSDSEQLSQHTQQDQSSDSGDNLQQYQQTDASNGDLQQIQQELDSDSEQISQHSQQDQSSDSGDNLQQYKETDTSVGDQVLQQTQQELDSDSQLSQHIQQDQFSDSGENLQQYQQSGTLNEEQDLQQTQKKSDSDFELSQHTQQEQSSDSGENLQQYQQGEDQILQQTQQESDSDSELIQNTHQEQSLDSGDDLQQYQLGETQNNDQIQQQNQQHVDSDFEHISLYPQKQDQSYSSDDQQQHQQSNIFDSGELEQQAHQDDTEGNIHDRYQQHQEPGSEQIVQQYEKEQFPISNQDSQQYQQSHFGNDADVYQQSHEPDEFLEGYQYDQNNRLHKIDQQQHEAIF from the exons GAAAGACTACATGCAGAACGTGGACCAGGTGCAACACCAGTACCAACAAGTCGGCAGCCTGGTACCAGGGCACAAATTCGCGGGTGATAAGTTCTCTGAAATAGGAGATCTTTTGCGGCCGTACCAACACCATCAACGTTCAAATGCGTACAGCTTGCCAGCATGGTATAGAGATGTCCTGAAAGACAGGCAAGAGATGTGGCAGCAGATGCAGCATAACCAGATGCCCGCGTTTGACCAGTCTGGGCAGCTGTACCAGCAGGACTACGATTACGACCTGGAcgacagccagcagcagcagcaccacgaCCCCAGTGCAGACTTCGATCAGGCGGTACAGCAGATTCATCAATACGGAGATCCTCAGTCTGGTAAACTGGTAAACGATCAACAAGAATCTGAAGAAGGTCTTCAGGTGTATCAGCAAAGTGAGACATCAGATGCAGATCAAATTGCACAGCAATCACTACAAAATCAATATTCTGGACAGGTTAATTGGCATCCACAGCAAGACCAGATTTCAGATACAGGAGACGTCGTGCAACAACATCAACAGAAAGATACACCAAACAAAAACCAAGACCTTCAACAGACACAGCAAGAATTAGATTCTGATAACGAACTAATCAGTCAACATTCACAGCAAGATCAATCTTCCGATTCTGGAGACAATCTGCAACAGTATCAAGAGACCGATGCATCAAACAGAGACCTACAACAGACGCAGCAAGAACAAAATTCTGATAATGAACAAATCAGTCAGGATTCACAGCAGGATCAATCTTCCGAATCTGGAGACAATCTGCAACAGTATCAACAGACCGATGCATCAAACGGAGACCTACAACAGATACAGCAAGAATTAGATTCTGATTCTGAACAACTCAGTCAGCTTACACAGCAAGATCAATCTTCCGATTCTGGAGACGATTTGCAACAGTATCAACAGACCGATACATCAAATGGAGACCTACAGCAGACGCAGCAAGAACAAAATTCTGGTAATGAACAAATCAGTCAGCATTCACAGCAGGATCAATCTTCCAATTCTGGAGACAATCTGCAACAGTATCAACAGACCGATGCATCAAACGGAGAC CTACAACAGATACAGCAAGAATTAGATTCTGATTCTGAACAACTCAGTCAGCATACACAGCAAGATCAATCTTCCGATTCTGGAGACGATTTGCAACAGTATCAACAGAACGATACATCAAATGGAGACCTACAGCAGACGCAGCAAGAACAAAATTCTGATAATGAACAAATCAGTCAGGATTCACAGCAGGATCAATCTTCCGAATCTGGAGACAATCTGCAACAGTATCAACAGAACGAAGCATCAAACGGAGACCTACAACAGATACAGCAAGAATTAGATTCTGATTCTGAACAACTCAGTCAGCATACACAGCAAGATCGATCTTCCGATTCTGGAGACGATTTGCAACAGTATCAACAGAACGATACATCAAATGGAGACCTACAGCAGACGCAGCAAGAACAAAATTCTGATAATGAACAAATCAGTCAGCATTCACAGCAGGATCAATCTTCCGAATCTGGAGACGATTTGCAACAGTATCAACAGAACGATGCATCAAACGGAGACCTACAACAGATACAGCAAGAATTAGATTCTGATTCTGAACAACTCAGTCAGCATACACAGCAGGATCAGTCTTCCGATTCTGGAGACAATCTGCAACAGTATCAACAGACGGATGCATCAAATGGGGACCTACAACAGATACAGCAAGAATTAGATTCTGATAGTGAACAAATCAGTCAGCATTCACAGCAGGATCAATCTTCCGATTCTGGAGACAATCTGCAACAGTATAAAGAGACCGATACATCAGTAGGAGACCAAGTCCTACAACAGACACAGCAGGAATTAGATTCTGATTCGCAACTAAGTCAGCATATACAACAAGATCAATTTTCAGACTCTGGGGAAAATCTACAGCAATATCAACAAAGTGGTACACTCAACGAAGAACAAGATTTACAACAAACACAGAaaaaatctgattctgattttgagcTTAGCCAGCATACGCAACAAGAGCAGTCTTCAGATTCCGGAGAAAATCTGCAACAATATCAACAGGGCGAAGATCAAATTCTGCAACAGACGCAGCAAGAGTCAGATTCTGATTCTGAACTTATCCAGAACACACACCAAGAGCAGTCTTTAGATTCTGGAGATGATCTGCAACAATATCAACTCGGCGAAACCCAAAACAACGATCAAATTCAACAGCAGAACCAGCAACATGTTGACTCAGATTTTGAACACATCAGTTTGTATCCCCAGAAACAAGATCAATCTTATTCTAGCGATgaccagcagcagcaccagcagagcAATATCTTCGACTCAGGCGAGTTAGAACAGCAAGCACACCAAGACGATACCGAAGGCAATATTCACGATCGGTATCAGCAGCATCAAGAACCTGGATCAGAACAGATTGTACAGCAATATGAGAAGGAACAGTTTCCCATCAGTAATCAGGACTCGCAGCAATATCAGCAAAGCCACTTTGGGAACGATGCGGACGTTTACCAGCAGTCCCATGAGCCAGACGAATTCCTTGAAGGCTATCAGTACGATCAAAATAATCGCTTGCATAAAATAGACCAACAGCAGCATGAGGCTATATTCTAA
- the LOC126438125 gene encoding dentin sialophosphoprotein-like isoform X12, with amino-acid sequence MRTVVLLCAAAALLSLPAQVNSGIIRLCTPNEVSWKECNTCQCDQFGSFQSCTQRRCRELHRLRRDTLCPPGQTFQSGCDICHCADDGSTIWCTNDGCSGKDYMQNVDQVQHQYQQVGSLVPGHKFAGDKFSEIGDLLRPYQHHQRSNAYSLPAWYRDVLKDRQEMWQQMQHNQMPAFDQSGQLYQQDYDYDLDDSQQQQHHDPSADFDQAVQQIHQYGDPQSGKLVNDQQESEEGLQVYQQSETSDADQIAQQSLQNQYSGQVNWHPQQDQISDTGDVVQQHQQKDTPNKNQDLQQTQQELDSDNELISQHSQQDQSSDSGDNLQQYQETDASNRDLQQTQQEQNSDNEQISQDSQQDQSSESGDNLQQYQQTDASNGDLQQIQQELDSDSEQLSQHTQQDRSSDSGDDLQQYQQNDTSNGDLQQTQQEQNSDNEQISQDSQQDQSSESGDNLQQYQQNDASNGDLQQIQQELDSDSEQLSQHTQQDQSSDSGDDLQQYQQNDTSNGDLQQTQQEQNSDNEQISQDSQQDQSSESGDNLQQYQQNDASNGDLQQIQQELDSDSEQLSQHTQQDQSSDSGDDLQQYQQNDTSNGDLQQTQQEQNSDNEQISQDSQQDQSSESGDNLQQYQQNEASNGDLQQIQQELDSDSEQLSQHTQQDRSSDSGDDLQQYQQNDTSNGDLQQTQQEQNSDNEQISQHSQQDQSSESGDDLQQYQQNDASNGDLQQIQQELDSDSEQLSQHTQQDQSSDSGDNLQQYQQTDASNGDLQQIQQELDSDSEQISQHSQQDQSSDSGDNLQQYKETDTSVGDQVLQQTQQELDSDSQLSQHIQQDQFSDSGENLQQYQQSGTLNEEQDLQQTQKKSDSDFELSQHTQQEQSSDSGENLQQYQQGEDQILQQTQQESDSDSELIQNTHQEQSLDSGDDLQQYQLGETQNNDQIQQQNQQHVDSDFEHISLYPQKQDQSYSSDDQQQHQQSNIFDSGELEQQAHQDDTEGNIHDRYQQHQEPGSEQIVQQYEKEQFPISNQDSQQYQQSHFGNDADVYQQSHEPDEFLEGYQYDQNNRLHKIDQQQHEAIF; translated from the exons GAAAGACTACATGCAGAACGTGGACCAGGTGCAACACCAGTACCAACAAGTCGGCAGCCTGGTACCAGGGCACAAATTCGCGGGTGATAAGTTCTCTGAAATAGGAGATCTTTTGCGGCCGTACCAACACCATCAACGTTCAAATGCGTACAGCTTGCCAGCATGGTATAGAGATGTCCTGAAAGACAGGCAAGAGATGTGGCAGCAGATGCAGCATAACCAGATGCCCGCGTTTGACCAGTCTGGGCAGCTGTACCAGCAGGACTACGATTACGACCTGGAcgacagccagcagcagcagcaccacgaCCCCAGTGCAGACTTCGATCAGGCGGTACAGCAGATTCATCAATACGGAGATCCTCAGTCTGGTAAACTGGTAAACGATCAACAAGAATCTGAAGAAGGTCTTCAGGTGTATCAGCAAAGTGAGACATCAGATGCAGATCAAATTGCACAGCAATCACTACAAAATCAATATTCTGGACAGGTTAATTGGCATCCACAGCAAGACCAGATTTCAGATACAGGAGACGTCGTGCAACAACATCAACAGAAAGATACACCAAACAAAAACCAAGACCTTCAACAGACACAGCAAGAATTAGATTCTGATAACGAACTAATCAGTCAACATTCACAGCAAGATCAATCTTCCGATTCTGGAGACAATCTGCAACAGTATCAAGAGACCGATGCATCAAACAGAGACCTACAACAGACGCAGCAAGAACAAAATTCTGATAATGAACAAATCAGTCAGGATTCACAGCAGGATCAATCTTCCGAATCTGGAGACAATCTGCAACAGTATCAACAGACCGATGCATCAAACGGAGAC CTACAACAGATACAGCAAGAATTAGATTCTGATTCTGAACAACTCAGTCAGCATACACAGCAAGATCGATCTTCCGATTCTGGAGACGATTTGCAACAGTATCAACAGAACGATACATCAAATGGAGACCTACAGCAGACGCAGCAAGAACAAAATTCTGATAATGAACAAATCAGTCAGGATTCACAGCAGGATCAATCTTCCGAATCTGGAGACAATCTGCAACAGTATCAACAGAACGATGCATCAAACGGAGACCTACAACAGATACAGCAAGAATTAGATTCTGATTCTGAACAACTCAGTCAGCATACACAGCAAGATCAATCTTCCGATTCTGGAGACGATTTGCAACAGTATCAACAGAACGATACATCAAATGGAGAC CTACAGCAGACGCAGCAAGAACAAAATTCTGATAATGAACAAATCAGTCAGGACTCACAGCAGGATCAATCTTCCGAATCTGGAGACAATCTGCAACAGTATCAACAGAACGATGCATCAAACGGAGACCTACAACAGATACAGCAAGAATTAGATTCTGATTCTGAACAACTCAGTCAGCATACACAGCAAGATCAATCTTCCGATTCTGGAGACGATTTGCAACAGTATCAACAGAACGATACATCAAATGGAGACCTACAGCAGACGCAGCAAGAACAAAATTCTGATAATGAACAAATCAGTCAGGATTCACAGCAGGATCAATCTTCCGAATCTGGAGACAATCTGCAACAGTATCAACAGAACGAAGCATCAAACGGAGACCTACAACAGATACAGCAAGAATTAGATTCTGATTCTGAACAACTCAGTCAGCATACACAGCAAGATCGATCTTCCGATTCTGGAGACGATTTGCAACAGTATCAACAGAACGATACATCAAATGGAGACCTACAGCAGACGCAGCAAGAACAAAATTCTGATAATGAACAAATCAGTCAGCATTCACAGCAGGATCAATCTTCCGAATCTGGAGACGATTTGCAACAGTATCAACAGAACGATGCATCAAACGGAGACCTACAACAGATACAGCAAGAATTAGATTCTGATTCTGAACAACTCAGTCAGCATACACAGCAGGATCAGTCTTCCGATTCTGGAGACAATCTGCAACAGTATCAACAGACGGATGCATCAAATGGGGACCTACAACAGATACAGCAAGAATTAGATTCTGATAGTGAACAAATCAGTCAGCATTCACAGCAGGATCAATCTTCCGATTCTGGAGACAATCTGCAACAGTATAAAGAGACCGATACATCAGTAGGAGACCAAGTCCTACAACAGACACAGCAGGAATTAGATTCTGATTCGCAACTAAGTCAGCATATACAACAAGATCAATTTTCAGACTCTGGGGAAAATCTACAGCAATATCAACAAAGTGGTACACTCAACGAAGAACAAGATTTACAACAAACACAGAaaaaatctgattctgattttgagcTTAGCCAGCATACGCAACAAGAGCAGTCTTCAGATTCCGGAGAAAATCTGCAACAATATCAACAGGGCGAAGATCAAATTCTGCAACAGACGCAGCAAGAGTCAGATTCTGATTCTGAACTTATCCAGAACACACACCAAGAGCAGTCTTTAGATTCTGGAGATGATCTGCAACAATATCAACTCGGCGAAACCCAAAACAACGATCAAATTCAACAGCAGAACCAGCAACATGTTGACTCAGATTTTGAACACATCAGTTTGTATCCCCAGAAACAAGATCAATCTTATTCTAGCGATgaccagcagcagcaccagcagagcAATATCTTCGACTCAGGCGAGTTAGAACAGCAAGCACACCAAGACGATACCGAAGGCAATATTCACGATCGGTATCAGCAGCATCAAGAACCTGGATCAGAACAGATTGTACAGCAATATGAGAAGGAACAGTTTCCCATCAGTAATCAGGACTCGCAGCAATATCAGCAAAGCCACTTTGGGAACGATGCGGACGTTTACCAGCAGTCCCATGAGCCAGACGAATTCCTTGAAGGCTATCAGTACGATCAAAATAATCGCTTGCATAAAATAGACCAACAGCAGCATGAGGCTATATTCTAA
- the LOC126438125 gene encoding putative mediator of RNA polymerase II transcription subunit 26 isoform X20: MRTVVLLCAAAALLSLPAQVNSGIIRLCTPNEVSWKECNTCQCDQFGSFQSCTQRRCRELHRLRRDTLCPPGQTFQSGCDICHCADDGSTIWCTNDGCSGKDYMQNVDQVQHQYQQVGSLVPGHKFAGDKFSEIGDLLRPYQHHQRSNAYSLPAWYRDVLKDRQEMWQQMQHNQMPAFDQSGQLYQQDYDYDLDDSQQQQHHDPSADFDQAVQQIHQYGDPQSGKLVNDQQESEEGLQVYQQSETSDADQIAQQSLQNQYSGQVNWHPQQDQISDTGDVVQQHQQKDTPNKNQDLQQTQQELDSDNELISQHSQQDQSSDSGDNLQQYQETDASNRDLQQTQQEQNSDNEQISQDSQQDQSSESGDNLQQYQQTDASNGDLQQIQQELDSDSEQLSQHTQQDQSSDSGDDLQQYQQNDTSNGDLQQTQQEQNSDNEQISQDSQQDQSSESGDNLQQYQQNDASNGDLQQIQQELDSDSEQLSQHTQQDQSSDSGDDLQQYQQNDTSNGDLQQTQQEQNSDNEQISQDSQQDQSSESGDNLQQYQQNEASNGDLQQIQQELDSDSEQLSQHTQQDRSSDSGDDLQQYQQNDTSNGDLQQTQQEQNSDNEQISQHSQQDQSSESGDDLQQYQQNDASNGDLQQIQQELDSDSEQLSQHTQQDQSSDSGDNLQQYQQTDASNGDLQQIQQELDSDSEQISQHSQQDQSSDSGDNLQQYKETDTSVGDQVLQQTQQELDSDSQLSQHIQQDQFSDSGENLQQYQQSGTLNEEQDLQQTQKKSDSDFELSQHTQQEQSSDSGENLQQYQQGEDQILQQTQQESDSDSELIQNTHQEQSLDSGDDLQQYQLGETQNNDQIQQQNQQHVDSDFEHISLYPQKQDQSYSSDDQQQHQQSNIFDSGELEQQAHQDDTEGNIHDRYQQHQEPGSEQIVQQYEKEQFPISNQDSQQYQQSHFGNDADVYQQSHEPDEFLEGYQYDQNNRLHKIDQQQHEAIF, from the exons GAAAGACTACATGCAGAACGTGGACCAGGTGCAACACCAGTACCAACAAGTCGGCAGCCTGGTACCAGGGCACAAATTCGCGGGTGATAAGTTCTCTGAAATAGGAGATCTTTTGCGGCCGTACCAACACCATCAACGTTCAAATGCGTACAGCTTGCCAGCATGGTATAGAGATGTCCTGAAAGACAGGCAAGAGATGTGGCAGCAGATGCAGCATAACCAGATGCCCGCGTTTGACCAGTCTGGGCAGCTGTACCAGCAGGACTACGATTACGACCTGGAcgacagccagcagcagcagcaccacgaCCCCAGTGCAGACTTCGATCAGGCGGTACAGCAGATTCATCAATACGGAGATCCTCAGTCTGGTAAACTGGTAAACGATCAACAAGAATCTGAAGAAGGTCTTCAGGTGTATCAGCAAAGTGAGACATCAGATGCAGATCAAATTGCACAGCAATCACTACAAAATCAATATTCTGGACAGGTTAATTGGCATCCACAGCAAGACCAGATTTCAGATACAGGAGACGTCGTGCAACAACATCAACAGAAAGATACACCAAACAAAAACCAAGACCTTCAACAGACACAGCAAGAATTAGATTCTGATAACGAACTAATCAGTCAACATTCACAGCAAGATCAATCTTCCGATTCTGGAGACAATCTGCAACAGTATCAAGAGACCGATGCATCAAACAGAGACCTACAACAGACGCAGCAAGAACAAAATTCTGATAATGAACAAATCAGTCAGGATTCACAGCAGGATCAATCTTCCGAATCTGGAGACAATCTGCAACAGTATCAACAGACCGATGCATCAAACGGAGAC CTACAACAGATACAGCAAGAATTAGATTCTGATTCTGAACAACTCAGTCAGCATACACAGCAAGATCAATCTTCCGATTCTGGAGACGATTTGCAACAGTATCAACAGAACGATACATCAAATGGAGAC CTACAGCAGACGCAGCAAGAACAAAATTCTGATAATGAACAAATCAGTCAGGACTCACAGCAGGATCAATCTTCCGAATCTGGAGACAATCTGCAACAGTATCAACAGAACGATGCATCAAACGGAGACCTACAACAGATACAGCAAGAATTAGATTCTGATTCTGAACAACTCAGTCAGCATACACAGCAAGATCAATCTTCCGATTCTGGAGACGATTTGCAACAGTATCAACAGAACGATACATCAAATGGAGACCTACAGCAGACGCAGCAAGAACAAAATTCTGATAATGAACAAATCAGTCAGGATTCACAGCAGGATCAATCTTCCGAATCTGGAGACAATCTGCAACAGTATCAACAGAACGAAGCATCAAACGGAGACCTACAACAGATACAGCAAGAATTAGATTCTGATTCTGAACAACTCAGTCAGCATACACAGCAAGATCGATCTTCCGATTCTGGAGACGATTTGCAACAGTATCAACAGAACGATACATCAAATGGAGACCTACAGCAGACGCAGCAAGAACAAAATTCTGATAATGAACAAATCAGTCAGCATTCACAGCAGGATCAATCTTCCGAATCTGGAGACGATTTGCAACAGTATCAACAGAACGATGCATCAAACGGAGACCTACAACAGATACAGCAAGAATTAGATTCTGATTCTGAACAACTCAGTCAGCATACACAGCAGGATCAGTCTTCCGATTCTGGAGACAATCTGCAACAGTATCAACAGACGGATGCATCAAATGGGGACCTACAACAGATACAGCAAGAATTAGATTCTGATAGTGAACAAATCAGTCAGCATTCACAGCAGGATCAATCTTCCGATTCTGGAGACAATCTGCAACAGTATAAAGAGACCGATACATCAGTAGGAGACCAAGTCCTACAACAGACACAGCAGGAATTAGATTCTGATTCGCAACTAAGTCAGCATATACAACAAGATCAATTTTCAGACTCTGGGGAAAATCTACAGCAATATCAACAAAGTGGTACACTCAACGAAGAACAAGATTTACAACAAACACAGAaaaaatctgattctgattttgagcTTAGCCAGCATACGCAACAAGAGCAGTCTTCAGATTCCGGAGAAAATCTGCAACAATATCAACAGGGCGAAGATCAAATTCTGCAACAGACGCAGCAAGAGTCAGATTCTGATTCTGAACTTATCCAGAACACACACCAAGAGCAGTCTTTAGATTCTGGAGATGATCTGCAACAATATCAACTCGGCGAAACCCAAAACAACGATCAAATTCAACAGCAGAACCAGCAACATGTTGACTCAGATTTTGAACACATCAGTTTGTATCCCCAGAAACAAGATCAATCTTATTCTAGCGATgaccagcagcagcaccagcagagcAATATCTTCGACTCAGGCGAGTTAGAACAGCAAGCACACCAAGACGATACCGAAGGCAATATTCACGATCGGTATCAGCAGCATCAAGAACCTGGATCAGAACAGATTGTACAGCAATATGAGAAGGAACAGTTTCCCATCAGTAATCAGGACTCGCAGCAATATCAGCAAAGCCACTTTGGGAACGATGCGGACGTTTACCAGCAGTCCCATGAGCCAGACGAATTCCTTGAAGGCTATCAGTACGATCAAAATAATCGCTTGCATAAAATAGACCAACAGCAGCATGAGGCTATATTCTAA